One Streptomyces coeruleorubidus DNA segment encodes these proteins:
- the pstB gene encoding phosphate ABC transporter ATP-binding protein PstB, whose translation MAKRIDVSGLTAYYGSHKAIEDISMTVEPRSVTAFIGPSGCGKSTFLRTLNRMHEVTSGGRVEGKVLLDDEDLYGSGIDPVSVRREVGMVFQRPNPFPTMSIFDNVAAGLRLNGNYKKSELSDIVEKSLKGANLWNEVKDRLNKPGSGLSGGQQQRLCIARAIAVEPNVLLMDEPCSALDPISTLAIEDLIGELKERFTIVIVTHNMQQAARVSDRTAFFNLSAVGQPGKLIEIDDTERIFSNPSVQATEDYISGRFG comes from the coding sequence ATGGCCAAGCGAATCGACGTAAGCGGACTGACCGCCTACTACGGCTCCCACAAGGCGATCGAGGACATCTCGATGACCGTCGAGCCGCGCTCGGTGACGGCGTTCATCGGCCCGTCCGGATGCGGCAAGTCGACGTTCCTGCGCACCCTGAACCGTATGCACGAGGTGACGTCCGGCGGCCGGGTCGAGGGCAAGGTGCTCCTCGACGACGAGGACCTCTACGGGTCGGGCATCGACCCGGTGTCCGTGCGCCGCGAGGTCGGCATGGTGTTCCAGCGCCCGAACCCGTTCCCCACGATGTCGATCTTCGACAACGTGGCGGCGGGCCTGCGCCTGAACGGCAACTACAAGAAGAGCGAGCTGAGCGACATCGTCGAGAAGTCGCTCAAGGGCGCGAACCTCTGGAACGAGGTCAAGGACCGCCTGAACAAGCCGGGTTCCGGCCTCTCTGGCGGCCAGCAGCAGCGTCTGTGCATCGCCCGCGCGATCGCGGTCGAGCCGAACGTCCTGCTGATGGACGAGCCCTGCTCCGCCCTGGACCCGATCTCCACCCTCGCCATCGAGGACCTGATCGGCGAGCTGAAGGAACGCTTCACGATCGTCATCGTGACGCACAACATGCAGCAGGCGGCGCGCGTCTCCGACCGTACGGCCTTCTTCAACCTGTCGGCGGTCGGCCAGCCCGGCAAGCTCATAGAGATCGACGACACGGAGCGCATCTTCTCCAACCCGTCGGTCCAGGCCACGGAGGACTACATCTCCGGCCGCTTCGGCTGA
- a CDS encoding inorganic phosphate transporter has protein sequence MDTFALVVTIGVALFFTYTNGFHDSANAIATSVSTRALTPKAALAMAAVMNLVGAFMGSGVAKTVSEGLIQTPEGSKGMGILFAALVGAITWNLITWYFGLPSSSSHALFGGMVGAALAGGTTVYWHGVLEKVVIPMFISPVVGLLAGYLVMTAIMWIFRKANPHKAKRGFRIAQTVSAAGMALGHGLQDAQKTMGIVVMALVIADVEDYGDPIPVWVKIACAVMLSLGTYAGGWRIMRTLGRKIIELDPPQGFAAETTGASIMFATAFLFKAPISTTHVITSAIMGVGATKRVNAVRWGVAKNIILGWFITMPAAALVAALSFWVVNLAFL, from the coding sequence ATGGACACCTTTGCTCTGGTCGTGACCATCGGGGTCGCGCTCTTCTTCACGTACACCAACGGTTTCCACGACTCGGCGAACGCGATCGCCACGTCGGTGTCGACGCGGGCGCTCACGCCGAAGGCCGCGCTGGCCATGGCCGCGGTGATGAACCTCGTCGGTGCGTTCATGGGCTCCGGGGTCGCCAAGACCGTCAGCGAGGGGCTGATCCAGACCCCCGAGGGCTCGAAGGGGATGGGGATCCTCTTCGCCGCGCTCGTGGGTGCGATCACCTGGAACCTGATCACCTGGTACTTCGGGCTGCCGTCGTCCTCCTCGCACGCGCTGTTCGGCGGCATGGTGGGGGCGGCGCTCGCCGGTGGGACGACGGTCTACTGGCACGGGGTGCTGGAGAAGGTCGTCATCCCCATGTTCATCTCGCCGGTGGTCGGTCTGCTGGCCGGTTACCTGGTGATGACCGCGATCATGTGGATATTCCGGAAGGCCAACCCGCACAAGGCCAAGCGGGGGTTCCGGATAGCCCAGACCGTCTCGGCGGCCGGGATGGCGCTGGGGCACGGTCTGCAGGACGCGCAGAAGACGATGGGCATCGTGGTGATGGCGCTCGTCATCGCGGATGTCGAGGACTACGGCGATCCGATTCCGGTGTGGGTGAAGATCGCCTGTGCGGTGATGCTGTCGCTGGGCACCTACGCCGGTGGGTGGCGGATCATGCGGACGCTGGGGCGGAAGATCATCGAGCTGGATCCGCCGCAGGGGTTCGCGGCGGAGACGACGGGGGCGTCGATCATGTTCGCCACGGCGTTCCTGTTCAAGGCGCCGATCTCGACGACGCACGTCATCACGTCGGCGATCATGGGGGTCGGGGCGACGAAGCGGGTGAATGCCGTGCGGTGGGGTGTCGCCAAGAACATCATTCTGGGGTGGTTCATCACGATGCCGGCCGCTGCGCTGGTGGCTGCGCTGTCGTTCTGGGTCGTGAATCTGGCGTTCCTGTAG
- a CDS encoding DUF47 domain-containing protein, translated as MRFRLTPRETSFYDMFAASADNIVTGSKLLMELLGADASARAEIAERMRAAEHAGDDATHAIFHQLNSSFITPFDREDIYSLASSLDDIMDFMEEAVDLVVLYNVEELPKGVDQQIEVLARAAELTAEAMPHLRTMENLTEYWIEVNRLENQADQIHRKLLAHLFNGKYDAIEVLKLKQIVDVLEEAADAFEHVANTVETIAVKES; from the coding sequence GTGCGCTTTCGTCTGACCCCCAGGGAGACGAGCTTCTACGACATGTTCGCCGCCTCTGCGGACAACATCGTCACGGGCTCGAAGCTCCTGATGGAACTGCTCGGGGCGGACGCTTCCGCCCGGGCCGAGATCGCAGAGCGTATGCGGGCAGCGGAACACGCAGGTGACGACGCCACGCACGCGATCTTCCACCAGCTGAACTCCTCGTTCATCACGCCGTTCGACCGCGAGGACATCTACTCCCTCGCCTCGTCCCTCGACGACATCATGGACTTCATGGAGGAGGCCGTCGACCTGGTCGTCCTCTACAACGTCGAGGAACTGCCCAAGGGCGTCGACCAGCAGATCGAGGTGCTGGCGCGCGCGGCCGAACTGACGGCCGAAGCGATGCCGCATCTGCGGACGATGGAGAACCTCACCGAGTACTGGATCGAGGTCAACCGGCTGGAGAACCAGGCCGACCAGATCCACCGCAAGCTGCTCGCGCACCTCTTCAACGGCAAGTACGACGCCATCGAGGTCCTGAAGCTCAAGCAGATCGTGGACGTGCTGGAGGAAGCGGCGGACGCGTTCGAGCACGTGGCGAACACGGTGGAGACCATCGCCGTCAAGGAGTCCTGA
- a CDS encoding metal-sensitive transcriptional regulator, protein MTDVTDVTDAGDVTDVTAGADVVTDHDRGVHGYHKQKDEHLKRLRRIEGQIRGLQRMVDEDVYCIDILTQVSASTKALQSFALQLLEEHLRHCVADAAGKGGDEIDAKVKEATQAIARMLRT, encoded by the coding sequence ATGACGGACGTGACCGACGTTACGGATGCCGGGGATGTCACGGATGTCACCGCCGGAGCGGATGTCGTGACCGACCACGACCGAGGCGTGCACGGGTACCACAAGCAGAAGGACGAGCACCTCAAGCGCCTGCGCCGCATCGAGGGCCAGATCCGCGGCCTGCAGCGGATGGTCGACGAGGACGTCTACTGCATCGACATACTCACCCAGGTCTCCGCCTCCACCAAGGCCCTTCAGTCCTTCGCCCTGCAACTGCTGGAGGAGCACCTGCGCCACTGCGTCGCCGACGCCGCCGGCAAGGGCGGTGACGAGATCGACGCGAAGGTGAAGGAGGCGACCCAGGCGATCGCCCGCATGCTGCGGACGTGA
- a CDS encoding FAD-dependent oxidoreductase: MERRTFLTVGTAGIAAAATPLTTACTKSDTGSRATTTARTTSTKTTAANWSALARDLDGPLIRPGDADWKTARQLYNTRFDALKPAAVAYVSHPDDIRTALAYARAHALRVAIRNGGHSYAGWSSGDGRLIIDVSKLNRVRASGNTAVIGAGAKLIDVYRALTAKGMTIPAGSCPTVGVSGLTLGGGHGVVSRAYGLTCDSLTQATLITADGKQLTAGAREHKDLFWALRGAGNGNFGVVTELRFKTHPAPQGVSAYMSWPWSRAAAVVKAWQEWGPTQPDEIWSSLHLASAAGGNPTVSVAAFSLGTYGELQNAVDRLADRVGAPASSVSLRRRSYEESMEVYAGCSSFPTDAQCHLPGSTPGRSPQGALGRETYAAASDFFDRSLSAAGIRTLLSQIRSVRGGTGSIALTALGGAVNRVSPTSTAFVHRRSRMLAQYIASWRPGTTGSTARSWLTSAHKSMRPHASGAAYQNYTDPTLTNWRKAYYGDAAPRLTKLKNEYDPTRFFTYPQAL; this comes from the coding sequence ATGGAACGGCGCACATTCCTCACCGTCGGCACGGCGGGCATCGCCGCAGCCGCGACCCCCCTCACCACCGCCTGCACAAAATCGGACACCGGCTCCAGGGCCACGACCACCGCCAGGACCACGAGCACCAAGACCACCGCCGCCAACTGGTCCGCCCTCGCCCGCGATCTCGACGGCCCCCTCATCCGCCCGGGCGACGCCGACTGGAAGACGGCCCGGCAGCTCTACAACACCCGCTTCGACGCACTCAAGCCCGCGGCGGTCGCGTACGTGTCCCACCCGGACGACATCCGCACCGCCCTGGCCTACGCCCGCGCCCACGCCCTGCGCGTGGCGATCCGCAACGGCGGCCACTCCTACGCCGGCTGGTCCTCCGGCGACGGCCGCCTGATCATCGACGTCTCGAAACTCAACCGCGTCCGGGCCTCCGGCAACACCGCGGTGATCGGCGCCGGCGCCAAACTCATCGACGTCTACCGCGCCCTCACCGCGAAGGGCATGACGATCCCCGCCGGCTCCTGCCCCACCGTCGGTGTCTCCGGCCTCACCCTCGGCGGCGGGCACGGCGTGGTCTCCCGCGCCTACGGCCTGACCTGCGACAGCCTCACCCAGGCCACCCTGATCACCGCGGACGGCAAGCAGCTCACCGCGGGCGCCCGCGAACACAAGGACCTCTTCTGGGCCCTGCGCGGCGCCGGCAACGGCAACTTCGGCGTCGTGACGGAACTGCGCTTCAAGACCCACCCGGCCCCGCAGGGCGTCTCGGCGTACATGTCCTGGCCCTGGTCCAGGGCGGCCGCGGTGGTGAAGGCCTGGCAGGAGTGGGGCCCGACCCAGCCGGACGAGATCTGGTCGTCCCTCCACCTGGCGAGCGCCGCCGGCGGCAACCCGACCGTCTCCGTCGCGGCCTTTTCCCTCGGCACCTACGGCGAACTCCAGAACGCGGTCGACCGCCTCGCCGACCGCGTCGGCGCCCCGGCGAGCAGCGTCTCCCTGCGGCGCCGCTCGTACGAGGAGTCGATGGAGGTGTACGCCGGCTGCTCCTCGTTCCCGACGGACGCCCAGTGCCATCTGCCCGGCTCCACCCCGGGCCGTTCCCCGCAGGGCGCGCTGGGCCGCGAGACGTACGCCGCGGCGTCGGACTTCTTCGACCGCTCCCTGTCCGCGGCCGGCATCCGCACACTGCTGTCCCAGATCAGGTCGGTACGCGGCGGCACCGGCAGCATCGCGCTCACCGCCCTGGGCGGAGCGGTGAACCGCGTCTCCCCGACCTCCACGGCCTTCGTCCACCGCCGTTCCCGCATGCTGGCCCAGTACATCGCCTCCTGGCGCCCGGGCACGACGGGATCCACGGCCCGCTCCTGGCTGACCTCGGCCCACAAGTCCATGCGCCCCCACGCCTCAGGCGCGGCCTACCAGAACTACACGGACCCAACCCTGACCAACTGGCGCAAGGCGTACTACGGCGACGCGGCACCCCGCCTGACAAAACTGAAGAACGAGTACGACCCGACTCGCTTCTTCACGTATCCCCAGGCGCTGTGA
- a CDS encoding phosphatase PAP2 family protein, protein MAGLAESGSNPDVDLLYDINGLAKDVPPWFDRVMEFVGEYGVLLAMVLLVLWCWWSVRRRGEEDAASSVAALVWAPLAAGIAVLVNVPIRGFVERPRPFLDHQGLEVLVSGKTDYSFVSDHATIVMAMAVGLFVANRKFGLVALMLAVFGGFIRVYMGVHYPTDVVGGFALGTAVALLLSPLAMALLTPVTRAVERSPRVGWLVRGRGRGRGAGDGADAVVPEARSERTAGASERDLAA, encoded by the coding sequence ATGGCTGGACTCGCCGAATCCGGGTCGAACCCCGACGTCGACCTGCTCTACGACATCAATGGCCTGGCCAAGGACGTGCCGCCGTGGTTCGACCGGGTCATGGAGTTCGTGGGCGAGTACGGGGTGTTGCTCGCCATGGTCCTGCTCGTGCTGTGGTGCTGGTGGTCCGTGCGGCGCCGGGGTGAGGAGGACGCGGCGTCCTCCGTCGCGGCGCTGGTCTGGGCACCGCTCGCGGCGGGGATCGCCGTGCTGGTCAACGTGCCGATACGGGGGTTCGTGGAGCGGCCCCGGCCGTTCCTCGACCATCAGGGGCTCGAGGTGCTCGTCAGCGGCAAGACCGACTACTCGTTCGTGAGCGACCACGCGACGATCGTCATGGCGATGGCGGTCGGGCTGTTCGTCGCGAACCGGAAGTTCGGGCTGGTCGCGTTGATGCTGGCCGTGTTCGGCGGGTTCATTCGCGTGTACATGGGTGTGCATTACCCGACCGATGTCGTGGGTGGGTTCGCGCTGGGGACGGCTGTGGCGTTGCTGTTGTCGCCGTTGGCTATGGCGCTGTTGACGCCGGTTACCCGGGCTGTCGAGCGGTCGCCTCGGGTGGGGTGGCTTGTGCGGGGCCGGGGGCGTGGGCGTGGGGCCGGCGACGGGGCGGATGCGGTGGTTCCTGAGGCTCGGAGTGAGCGGACTGCGGGGGCTTCTGAGCGGGACCTTGCTGCTTAG
- a CDS encoding NlpC/P60 family protein has product MRKAWIVATVAISSALAFVMLLVVGVYIVAGNLANGVGGGAKALAKGAVPAAYSDLVQKWGNLCPAISPALLAAQLYQESGFNPKAQSHAAAQGIAQFIPGTWATHGIDGDGDGDRDVWDPKDAIPSAASYDCELASYVKKVGGNQTENMLAAYNAGAYAVIKYGGVPPYSETRNYVKRITALSESFAAPVGRVDPSEQAAGAIEYAQKKLGTPYLWGGTGTAEQGGRFDCSGLTQAAYETVGIKLPRVANDQYNAGPHPARDELLPGDLVFFSDDLTNSRAIRHVGIYVGGGYMIDAPRTGAVIRFDPIDTPDYFGATRVTEDGAKALPTTV; this is encoded by the coding sequence GTGCGTAAGGCATGGATCGTGGCGACTGTTGCGATCAGCTCCGCCCTGGCCTTCGTGATGCTGCTCGTCGTCGGGGTCTACATCGTCGCCGGGAACCTGGCCAACGGGGTCGGCGGCGGGGCGAAAGCGCTCGCCAAGGGGGCGGTGCCCGCCGCGTACTCCGACCTCGTGCAGAAGTGGGGCAACCTCTGTCCCGCCATCAGCCCGGCCCTGCTCGCCGCCCAGCTCTACCAGGAGAGCGGGTTCAACCCGAAGGCGCAGAGCCATGCCGCCGCCCAGGGGATAGCGCAGTTCATTCCCGGTACGTGGGCCACGCACGGCATCGACGGCGACGGGGACGGGGACCGTGACGTGTGGGACCCGAAGGACGCGATTCCCTCTGCCGCCTCGTACGACTGCGAACTCGCGTCGTACGTGAAGAAGGTTGGCGGGAATCAGACCGAAAACATGCTGGCCGCATACAACGCGGGGGCGTACGCGGTGATCAAGTACGGGGGCGTGCCGCCGTACAGCGAGACCCGGAACTACGTGAAGAGGATCACGGCGCTCTCGGAGAGCTTCGCGGCGCCCGTCGGACGGGTCGACCCCTCCGAGCAGGCGGCCGGCGCCATCGAGTACGCGCAGAAGAAGCTGGGCACGCCCTACCTGTGGGGCGGCACCGGCACCGCTGAGCAGGGCGGACGCTTCGACTGCTCGGGGCTGACCCAGGCCGCCTACGAGACGGTGGGCATCAAGCTGCCGCGCGTCGCCAACGACCAGTACAACGCCGGGCCGCACCCCGCGCGGGACGAACTGCTCCCCGGCGACCTCGTGTTCTTCTCGGACGACCTCACCAATTCGCGTGCCATCCGGCATGTCGGCATTTATGTCGGAGGTGGGTACATGATCGACGCGCCGCGAACGGGTGCGGTGATCCGGTTCGACCCGATCGACACGCCCGACTACTTCGGGGCCACCCGGGTGACCGAAGATGGCGCGAAAGCACTGCCCACGACGGTGTGA
- a CDS encoding trypsin-like serine peptidase → MKRVLSIAVVLVALTSASTAVADDGAGPFGVTVAAGAGAGAGSARVGVLLPADRVSRPAGGHFCTASVVRAPYRNLLVTAAHCLDGRGELVFVPGYRNGRAPYGVWKVKRRFLPRGWVAGRREDSDVVFAVVAPRGGKGVEDVVGGYRLATGTATGATAVTLTGYPDSRETPISCTNKPTAHSPTQQRIECPGFAGGTSGSPWVNGDGQVVGILGGHDEGGTTPDVSYSVVLGAEVERLYREAAGDP, encoded by the coding sequence ATGAAGCGCGTCCTCTCCATTGCCGTGGTTCTTGTCGCCCTCACCTCCGCGTCCACCGCGGTGGCCGACGACGGGGCCGGGCCCTTCGGGGTGACCGTCGCCGCGGGGGCGGGGGCGGGGGCGGGGAGCGCGCGGGTGGGGGTGTTGTTGCCCGCCGATCGCGTGTCCCGGCCGGCCGGTGGGCATTTCTGTACCGCCTCCGTGGTGCGGGCGCCGTACCGGAATCTGCTCGTCACCGCGGCGCACTGCCTGGACGGGCGTGGGGAGCTCGTGTTCGTGCCCGGGTATCGGAACGGTCGTGCGCCCTATGGCGTGTGGAAGGTGAAGCGGAGGTTCCTGCCCCGGGGGTGGGTCGCGGGGCGGCGGGAGGACAGTGACGTGGTGTTCGCCGTGGTCGCGCCGCGGGGCGGGAAGGGAGTCGAGGACGTCGTCGGTGGGTACCGGCTCGCCACCGGTACGGCGACGGGGGCGACGGCGGTGACCCTCACCGGATACCCCGACTCCCGCGAGACGCCCATCAGCTGCACCAACAAGCCGACCGCGCACAGCCCCACCCAGCAGCGCATCGAGTGCCCGGGATTCGCCGGCGGCACCAGCGGAAGCCCCTGGGTGAACGGGGACGGGCAGGTCGTGGGGATCCTCGGCGGCCATGACGAGGGCGGGACGACCCCCGACGTGTCCTACAGCGTGGTGCTGGGTGCGGAGGTGGAGCGGCTGTACCGGGAGGCGGCGGGCGACCCGTGA
- a CDS encoding S53 family peptidase: MRTTPHNSPAGRRRWRRIGAAVTATAALLLTGLTTATHAQATPAASAKVTWTRSCALPRHTGEMACNALRVTGGRTAFQQQHGIPPRAADSSTPSGYGPSDLQDAYGLASAAASNGTGRTIAIVDAYDDPNAESDLAAYRSHYGLPACTGANGCFKKVGQTGSTTSLPAPNSGWAAEISLDLDMASAICPNCHILLVEAKSATMTNLGTAVNEAVNLGARYVSNSYGGGESSSDATYDSSYFNHPGVAITVSAGDGGYGAEYPAASKYVTAVGGTRLSASSTTRGWTESVWRTSSTEGTGSGCSAYDAKPAWQTDTGCAKRMIADVSAVADPATGVSVYDTYGADGQGWATYGGTSASAPIIASVYALAGTPSSGSYPAKFPYANTSALNDVTTGTNGTCATSYFCTARTGYDGPTGWGTPNGVGAFTG, translated from the coding sequence TTGCGCACGACACCGCACAACTCCCCCGCCGGCCGCCGCAGATGGCGCCGCATAGGCGCCGCCGTCACCGCCACCGCCGCACTCCTCCTCACCGGCCTCACCACCGCCACTCACGCGCAGGCCACCCCGGCCGCCTCCGCCAAGGTCACCTGGACCCGCTCCTGCGCGCTGCCCCGGCACACGGGCGAGATGGCCTGCAACGCCCTGCGCGTCACGGGCGGCCGCACCGCCTTCCAGCAGCAGCACGGCATCCCGCCCAGGGCCGCCGACTCCTCCACCCCCTCCGGCTACGGCCCCTCCGACCTCCAGGACGCCTACGGCCTGGCCTCCGCCGCCGCGAGCAACGGCACCGGCCGGACCATCGCCATCGTCGACGCCTACGACGACCCCAACGCCGAGTCCGACCTGGCCGCCTACCGCTCGCACTACGGCCTGCCCGCCTGCACCGGCGCCAACGGCTGTTTCAAGAAGGTCGGCCAGACCGGCTCCACGACCTCCCTCCCCGCCCCCAACAGCGGCTGGGCCGCCGAGATCTCCCTCGACCTCGACATGGCGAGCGCGATCTGCCCGAACTGCCACATCCTCCTCGTCGAGGCCAAGTCCGCCACCATGACCAACCTGGGCACGGCCGTCAACGAAGCCGTCAACCTGGGCGCCAGGTACGTCTCCAACAGCTACGGCGGCGGCGAGTCCTCCTCCGACGCGACCTACGACTCCTCGTACTTCAACCACCCGGGCGTCGCCATCACCGTCAGCGCGGGCGACGGGGGCTACGGCGCCGAGTACCCGGCGGCGTCGAAGTACGTGACGGCCGTGGGCGGCACCAGGCTCTCCGCCTCCTCCACCACCCGCGGCTGGACGGAGAGCGTCTGGCGAACCAGCAGCACCGAAGGCACCGGCTCCGGCTGCTCGGCCTACGACGCCAAGCCCGCCTGGCAGACCGACACCGGCTGCGCCAAGCGCATGATCGCCGACGTCTCCGCCGTCGCCGACCCGGCGACCGGCGTCTCCGTCTACGACACCTACGGCGCCGACGGCCAGGGCTGGGCCACCTACGGCGGCACCAGCGCCTCCGCTCCGATCATCGCGAGTGTCTACGCCCTGGCGGGCACCCCGTCCAGCGGCTCCTACCCGGCGAAGTTCCCCTACGCGAACACCTCCGCCCTGAACGACGTCACCACCGGCACCAACGGCACCTGCGCCACCAGCTACTTCTGCACCGCCCGAACGGGCTATGACGGCCCGACCGGCTGGGGCACCCCGAACGGAGTCGGCGCCTTCACCGGCTGA
- a CDS encoding SCO6880 family protein has translation MTTESHVSHPVTPRRTYLIGRARPNAIIGRNRETGEIALIVVGAFLGMMCGLLVPVLSLRIVLLAGFPMLALAAVYVPYKHRTFYKWFEINRSYKRTLKQGTTYRSAVIEAGTRLDGREVEIGPPPGIGRITWLSAPFGPDEIAVLLHADRKTVTAAIEIEGPGVGLRDSEDQEALVDRFGTLLKHVANGDGFVTRLQMLARTLPADPDAHAKDVAVRGDDKAPPWLQQSYDQLQSMVSTSSEQHRAYLVACMHYTRDLAAEANAMARAARAHGGKVDRDAGLAVVMARELTDICSRLQEADIRVRQPLGQSRLSSLIHSMYDPDHPIDHIQAMTKRNAWPAELDAMEPTYLQAKTRESSTRAPWCHATAWVKEWPMTPVGVNFLAPLLVHTPDVIRTVAVTMDLEPTEVAIERMLTEKTNDEAEASRAAKMNRTIDPRDVAANSRLDQRGEDLASGAAGVNLVGYITVSSRSPDALARDKRTIRASAGKSYLKLEWCDREHHRAFVNTLPFATGIRR, from the coding sequence TTGACGACCGAGTCCCACGTGTCCCATCCGGTCACGCCCCGCCGGACGTATCTGATCGGCCGCGCCCGGCCGAACGCGATCATCGGCCGCAACCGCGAGACCGGCGAGATCGCCCTGATCGTCGTGGGCGCGTTCCTCGGCATGATGTGCGGGCTCCTCGTCCCCGTGCTGTCCCTGCGCATCGTGCTGCTCGCCGGTTTCCCGATGCTGGCGCTGGCCGCCGTCTACGTGCCGTACAAGCACCGCACGTTCTACAAGTGGTTCGAGATCAACCGCAGCTACAAGCGGACCCTGAAGCAGGGAACCACCTACCGCTCCGCCGTCATCGAGGCCGGGACGCGGCTCGACGGGCGGGAGGTCGAGATCGGACCGCCCCCGGGCATCGGCAGGATCACCTGGCTCTCCGCCCCCTTCGGCCCCGACGAGATCGCCGTCCTGCTGCACGCCGACCGCAAGACCGTCACCGCCGCCATCGAGATCGAGGGCCCCGGCGTCGGCCTGCGCGACAGCGAGGACCAGGAAGCCCTCGTCGACCGCTTCGGCACCCTGCTCAAGCACGTGGCCAACGGCGACGGCTTCGTCACCCGCCTCCAGATGCTCGCCCGCACCCTCCCCGCCGACCCGGACGCCCACGCCAAGGACGTCGCCGTCCGCGGGGACGACAAGGCACCGCCGTGGCTCCAGCAGTCGTACGACCAGCTCCAGTCGATGGTGTCCACCAGCAGCGAGCAGCACCGCGCCTACCTCGTCGCCTGCATGCACTACACCCGCGACCTCGCCGCCGAGGCCAATGCCATGGCCCGGGCCGCCCGCGCCCACGGCGGCAAGGTCGACCGGGACGCCGGACTCGCCGTCGTCATGGCCCGCGAGCTGACCGACATCTGCTCGCGCCTGCAGGAGGCCGACATCCGCGTACGGCAGCCGCTCGGCCAGAGCAGACTGTCCTCGCTGATCCACTCCATGTACGACCCGGACCACCCGATCGACCACATCCAGGCGATGACGAAACGCAATGCCTGGCCGGCCGAGCTGGACGCCATGGAGCCCACCTACCTCCAGGCCAAGACCCGCGAGTCCTCCACCCGCGCCCCCTGGTGCCACGCCACCGCCTGGGTGAAGGAGTGGCCGATGACCCCCGTCGGCGTCAACTTCCTCGCCCCGCTGCTCGTCCACACCCCGGACGTCATCCGCACGGTCGCCGTCACCATGGACCTCGAACCCACCGAGGTCGCCATCGAGCGCATGCTCACCGAGAAGACCAACGACGAGGCCGAGGCGTCCCGCGCCGCCAAGATGAACCGCACCATCGACCCGCGCGACGTGGCGGCGAACTCCCGGCTCGACCAGCGCGGCGAGGACCTCGCCAGCGGCGCCGCCGGCGTCAACCTCGTCGGCTACATCACCGTCTCCTCCCGCTCCCCCGACGCCCTCGCCCGCGACAAGCGGACGATAAGGGCCTCGGCCGGAAAGTCGTACCTGAAGCTGGAATGGTGCGACCGCGAGCACCACCGCGCCTTCGTGAACACCCTTCCCTTCGCCACCGGCATTCGGAGGTAG